Genomic DNA from Methanofollis sp. W23:
TGACCGCGACGGTCTGGTCGTCGGCACGGCGGATCGCCCTGAAGACCCGGGCGGTGCCCCCGCTCCCGACCGCCACGACCCCGGTATATTTCTCGCCCAGCGCCTGCGGGAATCCAGACTCTGTCTCGATGTCAGGCGGAACGACGACGGTCGTCTCCTCGGTTGCTCCCGGAGGAGGAGGGGGGAAAGGGGCCTGCTCTCGCCGGCGGGCATAGACGACCCCGCCGAGGGTGGCGGCAGAGACGAGGAGGGCGGCCGCCGAGAGAACGAGGGGCGAGAAGAGATCGGTCTCAACGGCGGCATCAGGAGTCTCCTGCGCCTCGACCGTTTCCAGGGACGTGGAAGAGGGGGAAGGAGTGAACTCAGGGACCAGGGTCTCGGTGGGAGGAACTAATGTGGGCACAGAAGTGGGCTCAGGGGTCGGGGCCTCAGTGGTGGACGGCGGTGTCGGAGCAGGAGTCGGCACCTCAGGCGCAGGCTCGGTCTTCTGCTGCCCTGGCGCATGGGCCAGGCCAGGGGGGGCGTCCTGGCCGTGGCCACGATTGTTCGTGTCCTTTGCGGCGGCATGGTCGGGCGGCACCGCCGCCGCAGAGACCGTGAGGGCCAACACGACGAGGAGGACAAGACCCCATCGCACCACCGCGCCTCTCTTCTCAGACCACATCAGGACCCCACCCGCTCAGTCGTGTTCTCCCCCGGACGGCGGGAGCGTGAAGATGAGGCGGGCGCCCTGCGGCCCGCGGGCAAGGTCGATGAGGTCGCCGTCCTCAAGAAGACGGCGTTCGTGCCTGCGGAGAGGGACGGCGTTCACCTGCGTCCCGCCCGTGCTCTCGCAGTCCTCGACCTGCCAGGCACCGCCGGCGGCCATCACCAGGCGGCAGTGCGGGCGGGAGACGCGGGTGACCGCGGTGTAGCCCGGGGAGAGCACAAGCGCTTCGACACCAGACGGGAGGGGTGCGGTGTCCTCCCTGCCGACGGCATACTGCCGCCCCTCAAGAGAGAAGACCCTGCCGTCGTCAGGCCCGCCGACGACCAGGAGGAGGGGCACCCCGCCGAAGAACGTCGACGAGACCTGGTCCCTCATCTCCTGCAGCCTGAGCGAGACCCCCTGGGCGTCGGCGGCGATCCCCAGGTTCCCGAAGAGGGCGAGGTTCTGGACCACCCGTTCGAGGCCGCCAGGGACCAGGGAATATTTCCAG
This window encodes:
- a CDS encoding FHA domain-containing protein, whose amino-acid sequence is MTEGDRTMLSGADPDFLEELSDYLDVLGSPARLRILQSIAGGAKDARSLSRVVGTSYENTRKHLDRLLLAGLVTKEAGISGETATGVHPVWKYSLVPGGLERVVQNLALFGNLGIAADAQGVSLRLQEMRDQVSSTFFGGVPLLLVVGGPDDGRVFSLEGRQYAVGREDTAPLPSGVEALVLSPGYTAVTRVSRPHCRLVMAAGGAWQVEDCESTGGTQVNAVPLRRHERRLLEDGDLIDLARGPQGARLIFTLPPSGGEHD